The genomic DNA AAAAGCCAATGATTTCCGCGCCGAAATCATCAAGTCTCTCGAAGAGCACCCGTGGGACTCTGCGGGCGTTCATCCCTGGGTTGTGATGTATGTGAATTATGCCATCGAATTGATGAAAAGACGGCATGAAATTGCTGAACGAATCATTGAGGCACGTTACCAATTTGCAGCCAATCCTACGGACGCCAATATTCAACGACATAATCAGATTTCAGACGAAATGGGTGTTACCGATAGAGAAGATCATGCGGTGGCTGGTTTTATTGGCACGTGTATTGAAATGTTCGAACATGGAATGGTTCTGGGACCATATGACAAAATCATGGAGGCCGCCAAAGCTCCTGACTACATCGATGAACGACTTCCGCAGGCTCAGGCTGACTTTCGCCTCGAAGAATTTGTTCAGCCAGTGACGATTAAAAGGCCGCGTCGTTCAAGGTGATCGATTGACTGACTGTTCAGTGGGAGGTGAGCGAACCTTGGCTTGATCCGAGGATCGCATCCGGTAGAACCCAGATTCGATTTCACGAAAGCAAGAATTCTTGCGGACACACTTGAAGGGCGCTTCCTATGGAGATCTGGTTTCATTCTAAGAGCAGCACATATTCATGGCTATCGAATTTTTCTGAAGACGGATTTACGCTCGACGGCGAATTTTGGCCAAGTGTCGAGCATTTCTATCAAGCACAGAAGTATGTTGGAACCGAGCACTCAATGCAGATTCGGAATGCTGAGTCCCCCCTTAAAGCCAGGAAAGCGGGAAAAAACCGCTCATTGGTTCCGCGACCTGATTGGGATGAAGTCAAAATCGTTGTGATGCTAAGTGCATTGGAGGCAAAGTTTTTGCAAAACCAGAGATTGAAACGAAAGTTGCTGGAAACGAAAGATCATGAACTTGTCCACGAGTCGAAATCAGACTCTTTCTGGGGAAGGTCACGTGAAGGGGCCGGTCAGAACTACCTTGGTGAACTCCTCATGCAGGTCCGCGAGGAGCTTGCCTGAATTGAACTGAAAAACCGAGCAATAAACCTACCTGCCGATGTCTACAGGTAGGTCGAAATCGCAGAGTAGCTGATGCAGTCTAGTGACTTGAAGTATGACCTCGCTTGCTCAGATAGTGGTTGAAGTACGGTCCTCATCGCTGCAGTTCCCGTTGTGCCCATGCGAGTTTCCGTTGGCACTACCGTTTCCTGTACTCAGCTTCAATGGGGCCGCTCTTTTTTAGAGCGGAAGACGTCTACGTTACTGATGGATCCTAAAGCCAGCCCTTTGAAGGTGTTAGGTTTTGGTTGTTTTGGGGGATCGTTGATTTTCGATAAGTCTTGCTGTCGAAACGTGTTTCCTGGGTGAGGAGGGACGGTGCTTCCGGGTCTTTTTACCTCGCCGGTGTTTTTGGTAGCGAGATAGCTTCATACTCTTTGCCCAGCGGATCAACTGTTGTGACAAAACAGCGATCGAGTGCGTTTGATATTCTTCCCATTCTTCGCCCGGCAGCGCAATCATCATGCCTCAATAAGTCCCACTGACTTCTTCGGTCAGCGACTGCAACACCCGGCAAGGCTGCTCCACCTTCGTCACGCAACACTTCCAGTCGATGATCGGTGCCGGTGATATGATTGCCATCCACAACCTTAAGGCGATACCCCGGCAGCAAAGGTTTCCGCTCTCCCAAACGGTCAACCAGTTGGCTGGCGACATCTGCGGAATGCCGGAGCAGAGCCTCGGAAACATTCGTCTCCATACAGTTGATTTTGTTGTAGAGCGACTTGACCGAAACACTGATCGATTCATTTCGCCGCTGATAAGCTGTATGCACTGAAGGAGTGACTCGACAAACCGAGAGCATCATCAAATCGACGACCGTCGAGAAGTAGTTCACGTTCGTATTGAACTTCCGCATGTTCCTGAAACAGTTCGTCGAGAACCTCCGCAGCAAACATTCGCTTCAGTGTCGCCCGCACCATGAGACAGGCCGGCGCTTCCATTAAAAAATATTTCAAAACGTCTTCCTTAACCATCACGTCCGCTCCTTGACTAAACTTGCTCCATCTAATTGTCCTACAATCAGTTACAACCATTTTAATAAATTCAAACCCCACCTTCAAAGGGCTGGCTGGCACTGCCGTGGCACTCCCAAATTTCACTCATTCAGCCGGTCC from Thalassoglobus polymorphus includes the following:
- a CDS encoding NADAR family protein; this encodes MEIWFHSKSSTYSWLSNFSEDGFTLDGEFWPSVEHFYQAQKYVGTEHSMQIRNAESPLKARKAGKNRSLVPRPDWDEVKIVVMLSALEAKFLQNQRLKRKLLETKDHELVHESKSDSFWGRSREGAGQNYLGELLMQVREELA